In the Dyella humicola genome, TGCCGATCTATGACGGCGACTGGGAGGTAACACATGGTCTTCCAGAAGGCGCTCGTTCACTCCGACGCCTCATTGCCGAAAGCGACGCTTTGTTGATTGCAACGCCCGAGCATAACGGTGGGTACACCGCCATGTTGAAGAACGCCATCGACTGGGCGAGCCGCCCCGACGCCACCGCAACATCAGACATTGATGTCTTCAAGGGCAAACTCGCAGCAGTCATCTCCGCCTCGCCCGGCCTCTTCGGCGGTGCCAGGTCGCAGCTGGCATTGCATGTGATCCTGCAGAAACTCGGAGTGCTGGTCATACCTGAGACCTTTGCCCTGGGATCCGCCCATCAAGCCTTCGATACAGAAGGAGCATTGACGGATCCGGGTGTACAAAAGCAGGTTCGAGCCGTCGGCGAAGCTCTCGCCAGGACTACGAAGGCCCTGATCCGCGGCAGGCTCGCCGACGCGTCCGCCGCCATCGCAGCCTAGACCTGCTAGAAGGACCTGGCTCGGCGCCAATCCGGTCTTCGGACGGAGAAGTGCCAAGACTAGTGGCACAGAAACCATGCATCAGGTTGCCGCTGCCGACACTCAAGTTTTGGACAAGAACTCGATGTGGCCTGTGATTGCGCCACTTTGAGGCCCTCATTCCTTGGACGGCCCATCTCCACCGCCTCGAAGTGGAGGCACACATCGATACCAGACGGCAGGCTCCCGCGGTTCTGTTTCGACGATGTTCGAATCGCTGACAACGGCCTCGCCAACCTTACCGAGCTCGTCTCCATTCATTGTCAAATGTCAGCCAGCTGATTCGCCGCGAATAATTGAGAGAACGACATGCAAACAGAATATGCAAAAGCGAAATTCGTCGAAACCTGGTCACCGCGCCTTCTTGGTGTCCTGCGCCTAGTTGCCGGCCATCTGTATCTCTGGGAGGGAACAGCGAAGGTGTTTCACTGGCCCCATGTCGCAAAGTTCGACAACGTGACCCTTCTGTCCCTGTTTGGCGTTGCTGGTGTCGTCGATATTATTGGAGCGCTTCTTCTGATCAGCGGACTCTTTACGCGATGGGTCGCATTCATCTTGTCCGGTGAAATGGCATTCGCCTATTTCATGGTCTTTCAGCCGCGCGGCTTGTTCCCTGTGCAAAACGGAGGAAACGACACGATCCTGTTGTGTTTCATCCTTCTCTTTATCTCCGTTGCTGGCGGCGGCGCCTTTACTCTCGACGAGATCATCAGCAAGCGGAGGAAGCTCGCCATCCAGTGAGCCCCGGTCGATTGCAATTCGCCGGGTGCGATCACGGATAGCTACCAAAAGGAATTTTGCCCCTGGCTGCTCTTACGTAACGTGCCTCCGCTCTGGACGAACGGGCAGATCCTTCCGTCAATGAGTAATCAACAATGCATATTCTGTTGAAAACCTTAGATCCACTTTCGGATGATGGGTACGAGGCGATGGCGACCGTGTTTCGAGCCAGCGCCGAGACTCTACTGGCGTCCGATACTGATCCGATAGCGCATCGCGAGCTCCCGACTTGCCTTTTGCTAAGGCATGCTTCCGAACTTTTCCTGAAGTCGACGCTAGTAGTGACCCATCGGGCGTTTACGACGAACGCGCTGGGATATCCGGCGATCCCGGTGGACGGTAAGACAAGGCCGCTCACCAATGTCCATGGCCTGGGTCCTCTCTACGGCGCCTTGATAGCGACGCTGAATGAACATCGTATCGCGCTGGAAGAACGCACCCGCACGGCATGGCTGCCGATGCCTCGCGAGCTGGATGATGCTATCGCCGCCATTGACGAAATGGATGATCGCGGAGAGTTCTTCTGGAATCTGGCCGAATGTGGCAACACCAAGTCGAATCGCAACCCCATTAGGCCGGAAGAAATTTTGGCGTGGGATCCGGTCGCGCAGGACTACCGCAAGGCCTTTGTCGTTTTCGATCAGAACGAGGAGATCGTGAAGGCCTTTGACTATCACTCCGGGCTCCTGAAGCGAGAGCTCGCAATTCTCAAGGCTGCTTGCGAGTTGCTCAACTGCTTCCACGTGGCCTTGCGCATGGAGCTGGCGGGTGAGTGGTGAGATCACTGGTTTCCACAACGAACGTCTTTAGGGTTCGCCCATGAGTAATCGCGTTGCACTCCACAGGGCCCTTAACCGCATCGAAGGTCATCTCCCAAGGATGCTCGACGACCATCCTGACCCGGCCGACTTCTGGCCCGCCTTTACGACAGAAGCGGACGCAATTCTTGAGAGCGCTGGTCAGGAGCATGAGTGGGTTGCGGACAGGCTAGAAAGGATGCTGGCCTTCCACGGAGCTCCCGCCCCTTAGGGAACGAGAGGCGACCCGACTCCCGAGAGCCGCCTCACCACTTTCCAGAATTGCGACGGCGTATAGACCGGTCGTAGCTGCCGCACATTCATTAGATCAAGCAAGGAGATCCGCTCGCACCGGCCTAGCAATCCTTCAAAAGTGGCAGGAGACATCCATGAACGCACGTGAAGAGCTGATCGAGAAGAGCATTGCCTTTCTCGGTGAGTTTAAGAACAGAACCGCAGGGGCCGAACTCGAAATTTGGCTTAACGAGCACTGCGGACCTGGCAGCGAACTCTACGAGGACTTAGCGCGCCTGATTCGTCAGGGTGTTGAAGAGGGCTGGGCAGCCGATGTTGAGATCAGCGGAAAACACTACCGCCGCAGTCGGCTGGTGGAGCCTAGCGAGCGCACACACTATTTCAGCCTGACAACCGTCTTCATGGACAGTTACGGCGGTGCTGAAGCGCTCGGCCACACCCCCGATGCCGACTATGTCTTCAGGGGCGACTACCACCTGCACCCCTATGGCGAGCTCAATCTGGTCGTCCCTCTCGACCCTGATGCTCAGCTTATGGGCCCGCTTGGATGGCGAAGTGCCGGCTGGACGGCGCCCTCTCCTGGAAGCCATCACTACCCGGAGGCCAGAAGGGGCCGACTCATCGCTTACTTCTTCCTGCCTGCAGGACGCATTTCCTACGACATAAGCCCATTGCAGCACCACAGTGAGCTCGACGACATCCCTGGCACGGTTGTCTTTACGGCGAAACGGTCAAAGCAGGGTTACTGGGTCAACCAGTTCTGTATGAGCCTCATGAAAGAGGTGAATCGAGAACGGTTTCGGGCGAATGAGCGCGCCTATCTCGACGACTGGAAGATGACCGAAGAGCAGAAACAGGCGGTTATGGCCCGGGACTGGAACAAGCTACTTAGTCTGGGCGGAAACATCTATTTCCTGGCCAAGCTCTTTTTCACCGATGGCAACACCTTCCAGTACGCGGCCAGCCAGATGACGAACATGAGCGAGGACGACTACGTCGCCATGATGCTGGCGGGCGGCCGTTCACCCGAAGGTGTTCGCTCCATCAGCAAGAGGAATTGAACATGGCACGCATTACCGCCGGCATCGCCGCCAGTCACGTCCCCGCGATTGGCGTCGCGTTTGATAACAAGAGGACGAGCGACCCGTATTGGGCGCCTGTCTTCAAGGGCTTCGATTGGGTCAAGGAGTTCGAAAAGGATGAGAAGCCCGATGTCATCGTACTTGTCTACAACGATCACGCTTCTGCCTTCGACCTATCGATGATTCCGACGTTTGCAATTGGCTGCGCCGATGAATTCGCCATTGCGGACGAAGGCTTTGGGCAGCGGCCGTTACCTCCCGTACCTGGACATGCCGATCTCGCCGCACATATTGCGCAATCGGTCATCCTCGACGAATTCGACCTCACTGTCGTCAACGAAATGGCTGTCGATCATGGCCTAACCGTTCCGTTATCCCTCATGTTCGGCGAAGTGGATAAGTGGCCGGTCAAAGTCGTTCCCATCGCCGTGAATGTCGTCCAGTTCCCACCGCCCACTGGCAATCGATGCTGGTCACTTGGCGAGGCGATAGCGAGGGCCGTTGAGAGTTTTCCCGAGGATCTGAACGTGCAGATCTGGGGCACCGGCGGCATGAGCCATCAGTTGCAGGGTCCTCGCGCTGGCCTGATCAATGCCCAGTTCGACAACGCGTTCCTACGCGATCTCGTCTCCGATCCACAGCGCCTGCGCCTGATGAAGCACATCGAATATCTCCGCGAAAGTGGTTCGGAGGGCATCGAAATGGTGATGTGGTTAATCATGCGTGGCGCACTTGGCAGCAATGTCGAAGAACTCCATCGCTTCTACCACGTGCCGGCCTCCAACGCCGCTGTAGGTCACATTGTTTTACGGCCCACGTGATTAGTAGAAGCGGCCCGCAAAGGGCGGTTCGCCGCCCCTCGAATTTTCGCAGATCCTGCTCGTTTCCCGAAAGGGAGGAGAAGTAGCAATGAAAATCGCACTTGTCGGAACCGGTGCCTTCGGTGAGAAGCATCTCGACGGGCTGAAGAATGTCGAAGACGTCGAAGTTGTGAGCTTGGTTAGCCAATCTTTGCCAAATGCGCAGGAGGTGGCAAAAAGGTATGGCGTGAATCATGCCACGACGAATCTTGCGGAAACCCTGGATCGCCCGGACGTGGATGCCGTCATCCTATGCACGCCAACGCAGGTCCATGCCGAGCAGGCCCTCCAGTGTCTCGAGGCTGGAAAACATGTGCAGGTGGAAATCCCGCTTGCGGACCGACTCGTTGACGCTGAAGCAGTGCTTGCGAGCAAGCGAAAGACTGGCTTGGTCTGCATGGCCGGGCACACCCGTCGTTTCAATCCAAGCCATCAATACGTTCACAACAAGATCAAGGCGGGTGTGCTGACCGTCCAACAGATGAATGTGCAGACCTACTTTCTGAGGCGCAAGAACATCAACGCCAAAGGTGAGCCGCGCACATGGACTGACCACCTTCTCTGGCACCACGCCGCCCACACGGTCGATCTGTTTGCGTATCAGGCGGGAGCGATCGTCAAGGCAAATGCGCTGCAGGGGCCTATGCATCCCGAACTCGGCATTGCCATGGACGTGTCGATCCAAATGAAGGCTGCAAGCGGCGCGATTTGCACACTCTCACTGTCGTTCAACAACGATGGTGCGATCGGCACGTTCTTTCGCTATATCTGTGACAACGGCACCTATATCGCCAGGTACGACGATCTCGTTACGGGAAGCGAAGAGCCGGTCGACGTGTCGAAGGTAGCCATGTCGATGAATGGCATTGAACTGCAGGACCGGGAATTCATCGCAGCGATCCGCGAAGGTCGCGAGCCAAATGGGAGCGTTGAGCAGGTCATTGACTGCTATCGAGTGCTCGGCCAGCTGGAAAACCAGCTTCGAAACTGATCGTTCGTAATCGAGCCGTTCACGAGGGCGACACCTCCCTCCTCTACCTCCCCTGGATAGAGGGCGGCCACATAGACACCATTGGAGTGGCTTGCATGAAAACGCAGGTCTGGCGGAGCCGTGTCACCGTCTTCGCGATTTCAGCAATCGACATAGCTTTGAGTTTCTACTGCCCACCCGGGCAGGCGGCGATATTCCGCACCCTGATCACTCAGGTTGCGTTGGTCATGGCCTGCCTCTCCATCGCTTACGTAGCGAAGATCCTTGGCAACCGATGCTGGCGATGGCGCCAGTCGATATCCCGTTATTGCGGGGATTGCCAATCCAAGCAACGCCAGACGATGGCCTGATCGACATGGCGACCCTGACCTTCATTCGTCGATGGCTACACATGGCGAGTTCGCGCGCTGCTGTGGATCCACGCCTAGTCGACGAGATCGAATGCATGGCATCCGTGTTGCTGGCGACGCTTATCGCCAAGGCGGTGGGCATGCCCAACATCTCCTGGGCAGCGATATCCGGATACTTTGTGATTCGCGGAAGGATGACGGAGATCCTGACGCGGGGCAGCCTCCGCCTGGTTGGGACCACTGTTGGCGCCCTTCTCGCAGCGTTACTTGGCCCGCAGATTCTTCCTGGCCCGATGGCCGTCGCGTGTGTCGGCGCTTTCGTGGGCCTACTTTCGATCTATGGCGCACTGACGGCGCAGCGCTCCCAGGCCTGGCTGCTGTTCGGACTAATGTTCGGACTGACCCTGTTTGACAAATACGAGCATACAGATCACTTGTTGCGTGAGATTGCCGCTGGGCGCCCGCTCCAAGCCGCTGTTGGGATCATCGCGGCGATTGTCGTTGGGTATGTGTCCTCATTAACCGCCAGGCGCTACTGGCCAGCCCTTGTAGTCCCTGCGCCGAAAGCCATTGACTGGTCATCGGAAGCTGCGGCGCGCGCGCTTCTCGGTGGCCTGGCGATCTTGCTTCTTCCGTGGGCTTACGTGGCCTTCGCCATCCCCGGGCCAGCACAGGGCTACGTCACCATCATCACCGCGATGTTGTTTCCTCTAGCAGGCGCACCACGACGCTCAAAGTTGATTGCAACACGCCTGATTCAACGGATAGCTGGCAGCCTCGCTGGCGGTGCTGTGGCGGGTCTTCTGATTCTCATTGCTCACGGTATGCCAACACTACTCATCGGTGGCATGACACTGAGTGTTGGTGTCGGACGGTACGTCGAGAACCGCAAAAGTCAGATCGCTCACGGGGGCACGCAGTTCATTCTCACCGTGCTTGTCGCTCTCGCAGCGGACAGTTACGAGCAAGCCAACATTGAGCCCGCCATTAGCAGGCTCTGCGGCATCTTTTTCGGAATGACGCTGCTCGCAGCTGTCACGTTCACATGGAGTGCCGTCCTTCTTCCCACACTCAGGGCGATATCTCTAGCGTCATTTTCCTCTCGCTCTTGATACCCCGATGGCTCTCCCCATGCATTTCCGAACCGGATGCTCAAAAGAGCGACAAGCGCTGTGGTGCATCACAGCCGCCCTCGCTCAATCCGTGGTCTGCGCCAGTGCGCACACCCAAGACGCCATGCCAGCTGCGCCGGAACGCAGCCTCCGGACTGCGATTCAGGCCGGCAACGTCTCGCAGTCCAAGCCCCCCTTGGAGAACGATGCGGTGCCGAGCGAAACGATCGTTCCGTCACCCGAAGTGGCATCGGCAAACGATCAGGATTCAGAGCGTAGTCGATTCCAACATTGGCAGGCCAACAATCCGATCGGGCGCCAGCTTCGCGAACTGAAGGACGAAGGCATCGCCCTCAACGGTCGCTATGTAGACAACGTTGCGGCAAATCCCGTGGGAGGCGTGAAGCGTGGCAGCGCGGAATCCCACTGGTTCGAGCTCCGTGCTGATATCGATCTTGACCGCGTGGCAGGCTGGACAGACACGCGCTTGCACATTCAGGGCGCCGACTTTGAAGGGCAAAGTCTGGCGGTGAGGGATGTCGGAAACTCCGTAAGCTTTCAGCAGTCCTGGCGCGCCGTGTCCGGGTGGCGACTCACCCAGCTCAATGTCGAACATGATTTCGGAAAGCTAAACGTCCTGGTTGGACGAGCTGCGCTCAATTCCTACTTCAACTCATCGCCGTTCAATTGCGTCTTCATGAGCAATACGTCGTGCCTTACGGCATATGGTCCGATTGCTGCGATCGGCATAACGGCGTTCCCTAACTCTTCCTGGGCCGCAAAGTTTCGCTACTCGTTCGACGATCGTACCTATGTTCAAGCAGGCGTCTTTGACTACAACAGCAAACTCAATCTTCCAGGCAAAGGTGGCGTCGACTTCTCGCTCTTCCAGGGAACAGGTACCCTGGTTGCGTTAGAGACCGGGTATGACACGAACTTCGCCAACGATGATTACCCGCGCCGCTATCGGCTTGGTGTCGATATCAACACCGACCCCGGCATCAGCCCTCTCTACGACCGCCATGGGCAGCCGGCAGGCATCAGTGGCCAGCCGCGCGCCGAGCAGACGGGAACTCGGATGGGCGTGTACGCACTTGCTGACCAAGTTGTATGGCGACCCGATCCAATGAGCCAGCGAAACTTAGCGCTGTTTGGCCGCGCGTTCTACAACGCGGGTGCGCCGACGGCGATCGACTCATTCGCTGCCATCGGCCTTGTTAAAACCGGCACTTTCGCCGGTCGCGATCAGGATACGATTGGCGTCTTGGTCTCAGACGTTCGCTTCAGCTCTGAAGAGCTTGAATATCTACGCGAGCTGCGGAAGAAGGCCGGAGGAGTGGGGAAGCCGCATCGAGACGAGATCATTGGTGAGGTGAACTACGGATACGCCGTTGCACCAGGAATCCGGGTCCTGCCCAATATCCAGTTCGACATTCACCCAGATTCCATCAACGCGCCGCATTCCAAAAGAAACATCCCTTCCGCGATCGTCGTTGGCGTTCGACTCGATATCTGGCTGGCGCCGCTTTTCACGGGTCAGCGATGACCCTTGGCTGTCGCCCGCTGCCACTGCAACTCGGGTAGTGGATCATCCGATCGACAGAAAATAGGCGCCGCCACGGGCGCCCCGACGGGCCATTCGCGTTGAGCACTTCAGTTGGTCAGCCCCATGGCAGGCGCGCAGCCAACACGACGCCCACCCTGAAGATGCCAGCAGCCATTGCTCTCGGTTCGCATTCCTATTGAGCTGATTGTCAGGTAGCTATCGCTCACCAGAATCAACTTCAGCCCGAGCGGAATCCGCACTCTCGGCTCCCGTCATCAGATCCCACACTCGATCCACGTCACCTTCAGCGAGCAACTGGTACGCGGACTTGCCATCGAGACACCTCTGTCGAAGACACATCCAGTTTGCCGCCCGGTCTCGTGTGCCAAAGGTATACACAGCCATGCTCGCCAACGTGGATGCCCTACGCTCAAGCAAGGCAAAGGCATCCTTTCTGACCGTATCGCGCAATGCCTCGACCTCGGCGATATCGGCCACGATCTGTTCGTACTTGCATGACTCTTTATACATAGCGATTCCTATTGTTGCCCCAAGTTGAGAGTGCCAGGCGGTGCATGATCGTGAAGCGACTTTTTCGCCCATGGCGTGCATTGCGATCACCGCCCAATCGAGTTTCTAATCTCGATCACCAGATTGAATGCACTTGAGAAAGCCAATGACGAACTCCGCATCGCCCTGAGCCACAAGCTGACGAGCCGAAAGATTGCCGAGTTCAACGATAGGCACATTGCGGTACCAGTCCATCGCAGCAGCTACGTTTGGCTCAATTTTTCTTGCGAGCCCGAGAACTGCGATGGTGGCGGCGAGTGATGAGCATTTGCGGTTCACGTCCACGCGGTTTGCCGTTGCGGGCAATTCTGGAATCTGGGGGCCGTGTCCGAATGAATTGCCCCGATTAAGAGCAAAGATGCGAGGGTTCTTCACGACGCAGTCTCTGTTGGTTCATATGAAGGACGATGAGTTGCAAGCCGCATCGGACCATCGAGAGGACCGGGTCACGACAGGCCAGCCGTGCCAACAGGCAGGCCGTACTCCACGCCCCGTCGGATTCGCGCAGGGACGCTGGTTGTGCAAGAAGGTCGTGGGGTGGCCTCCTGGCAACGTCTACATAAGCCGCTCGGTCTGCACCATTCGGGGACCAAACAGAGGCGGAGAAGCGGACCTACGTAGGGTAGGCTCGGGCGCGCTGGAAAAAGCCGAGGCACTCCGTCTGTACGGCCAGGGAAGGGTTCAAGCGTCAGATGTCTTCCCATGCGCACCCATTGCAAGTCGCGGGAACGAGGCCGCTCGGTCTTCATGGAAGCGCTCCGGGTGGGGTCTATGGAGAACATGCTAGAACTGGAGCAGAATCTGTAAAATGACCAAGACCCAAGAGATTCTGCCAGTTGCCGCTGGGCCGGCCGACCGGCCGAAGGTGGTCGTTTTCCTCGCATTTCCTGAAATGGGCCTATTGGACATCTCGGGGCCCCAGACCGTGTTTTCATCGGCCAATCACTTCCTCGAGGAGCGCGGCTCTACGGGCTATGAGCGCCATACGGTCAGCATGGCTGGCGGCGTCGTGATGACTCTCGAAGGTATTGGCATTCATACCCGTCCAACTCGCGAGCTAGACGAGGTCGAGATCGACACAATTGTGGTGCCCGGGGCTCGAGATATGTTGGTGGTGCTAACTGACGACGCGTTGGTGTCGTGGTTGCGCACAGCTTCTCACCGAGTACGGCGCGTCGCGTCAGTGTGTTCTGGCGCGTTCCTGCTTGCGGAGGCCGGGCTTCTCTGTGGGCGGCGAGCGACGACACACTGGCTGTTCGGTGACGCTCTATCTCATCGGTACCCGGACATCTCGGTCGAGCCCAATGCGATCTATGTGCATGACGGCCCTGTCTGGACTTCGGCCGGAGTCAGCACAGGTATCGATCTTTCCCTGGCGTTAGTGCAGGAAGATCACGGGCATGCTCTCTCCATGCGGGTCGCGCGGCAACTCGTTCTATACATGAAACGGCCTGGTGGGCAGACGCAGTTCAGTGAGCTTCTCAAGGCGCAAACAAGCGATGAGGGCGTCTTCGCACCACTGCATGCCTGGATCGAAAAGCACCTCAGCGATTCACGCCTTACTGTGGAAGACCTCGCAGAGCAGGCGCATATGGGGCCTCGCAGCTTCGCCCGAAGTTACAAGGAGAAGACAGGCCAAACCCCGGCGCGAGCCCTGGAACTATTCCGTCTCGAGGCGGCACGGCGCCTGCTGGAGCAAACACGGATTAGCACTGCGGAGGTGGCGCGAAAGTGCGGCTTTGGATCTGAGGAACGTATGCGC is a window encoding:
- a CDS encoding GlxA family transcriptional regulator translates to MTKTQEILPVAAGPADRPKVVVFLAFPEMGLLDISGPQTVFSSANHFLEERGSTGYERHTVSMAGGVVMTLEGIGIHTRPTRELDEVEIDTIVVPGARDMLVVLTDDALVSWLRTASHRVRRVASVCSGAFLLAEAGLLCGRRATTHWLFGDALSHRYPDISVEPNAIYVHDGPVWTSAGVSTGIDLSLALVQEDHGHALSMRVARQLVLYMKRPGGQTQFSELLKAQTSDEGVFAPLHAWIEKHLSDSRLTVEDLAEQAHMGPRSFARSYKEKTGQTPARALELFRLEAARRLLEQTRISTAEVARKCGFGSEERMRVTFKRHLKISPSDYRKHFFAS
- a CDS encoding DUF2384 domain-containing protein, with product MYKESCKYEQIVADIAEVEALRDTVRKDAFALLERRASTLASMAVYTFGTRDRAANWMCLRQRCLDGKSAYQLLAEGDVDRVWDLMTGAESADSARAEVDSGER
- a CDS encoding DoxX family protein; amino-acid sequence: MQTEYAKAKFVETWSPRLLGVLRLVAGHLYLWEGTAKVFHWPHVAKFDNVTLLSLFGVAGVVDIIGALLLISGLFTRWVAFILSGEMAFAYFMVFQPRGLFPVQNGGNDTILLCFILLFISVAGGGAFTLDEIISKRRKLAIQ
- the ligA gene encoding protocatechuate 4,5-dioxygenase subunit alpha, whose protein sequence is MNAREELIEKSIAFLGEFKNRTAGAELEIWLNEHCGPGSELYEDLARLIRQGVEEGWAADVEISGKHYRRSRLVEPSERTHYFSLTTVFMDSYGGAEALGHTPDADYVFRGDYHLHPYGELNLVVPLDPDAQLMGPLGWRSAGWTAPSPGSHHYPEARRGRLIAYFFLPAGRISYDISPLQHHSELDDIPGTVVFTAKRSKQGYWVNQFCMSLMKEVNRERFRANERAYLDDWKMTEEQKQAVMARDWNKLLSLGGNIYFLAKLFFTDGNTFQYAASQMTNMSEDDYVAMMLAGGRSPEGVRSISKRN
- a CDS encoding NADPH-dependent FMN reductase, producing MQPKILAISGSSRRGSLNQKLLNEATKGASLARASVSSVCLFNLQLPIYDGDWEVTHGLPEGARSLRRLIAESDALLIATPEHNGGYTAMLKNAIDWASRPDATATSDIDVFKGKLAAVISASPGLFGGARSQLALHVILQKLGVLVIPETFALGSAHQAFDTEGALTDPGVQKQVRAVGEALARTTKALIRGRLADASAAIAA
- a CDS encoding carbohydrate porin, producing the protein MHFRTGCSKERQALWCITAALAQSVVCASAHTQDAMPAAPERSLRTAIQAGNVSQSKPPLENDAVPSETIVPSPEVASANDQDSERSRFQHWQANNPIGRQLRELKDEGIALNGRYVDNVAANPVGGVKRGSAESHWFELRADIDLDRVAGWTDTRLHIQGADFEGQSLAVRDVGNSVSFQQSWRAVSGWRLTQLNVEHDFGKLNVLVGRAALNSYFNSSPFNCVFMSNTSCLTAYGPIAAIGITAFPNSSWAAKFRYSFDDRTYVQAGVFDYNSKLNLPGKGGVDFSLFQGTGTLVALETGYDTNFANDDYPRRYRLGVDINTDPGISPLYDRHGQPAGISGQPRAEQTGTRMGVYALADQVVWRPDPMSQRNLALFGRAFYNAGAPTAIDSFAAIGLVKTGTFAGRDQDTIGVLVSDVRFSSEELEYLRELRKKAGGVGKPHRDEIIGEVNYGYAVAPGIRVLPNIQFDIHPDSINAPHSKRNIPSAIVVGVRLDIWLAPLFTGQR
- a CDS encoding FUSC family protein, whose translation is MASVLLATLIAKAVGMPNISWAAISGYFVIRGRMTEILTRGSLRLVGTTVGALLAALLGPQILPGPMAVACVGAFVGLLSIYGALTAQRSQAWLLFGLMFGLTLFDKYEHTDHLLREIAAGRPLQAAVGIIAAIVVGYVSSLTARRYWPALVVPAPKAIDWSSEAAARALLGGLAILLLPWAYVAFAIPGPAQGYVTIITAMLFPLAGAPRRSKLIATRLIQRIAGSLAGGAVAGLLILIAHGMPTLLIGGMTLSVGVGRYVENRKSQIAHGGTQFILTVLVALAADSYEQANIEPAISRLCGIFFGMTLLAAVTFTWSAVLLPTLRAISLASFSSRS
- a CDS encoding class III extradiol dioxygenase subunit beta — protein: MARITAGIAASHVPAIGVAFDNKRTSDPYWAPVFKGFDWVKEFEKDEKPDVIVLVYNDHASAFDLSMIPTFAIGCADEFAIADEGFGQRPLPPVPGHADLAAHIAQSVILDEFDLTVVNEMAVDHGLTVPLSLMFGEVDKWPVKVVPIAVNVVQFPPPTGNRCWSLGEAIARAVESFPEDLNVQIWGTGGMSHQLQGPRAGLINAQFDNAFLRDLVSDPQRLRLMKHIEYLRESGSEGIEMVMWLIMRGALGSNVEELHRFYHVPASNAAVGHIVLRPT
- a CDS encoding Gfo/Idh/MocA family oxidoreductase, whose product is MKIALVGTGAFGEKHLDGLKNVEDVEVVSLVSQSLPNAQEVAKRYGVNHATTNLAETLDRPDVDAVILCTPTQVHAEQALQCLEAGKHVQVEIPLADRLVDAEAVLASKRKTGLVCMAGHTRRFNPSHQYVHNKIKAGVLTVQQMNVQTYFLRRKNINAKGEPRTWTDHLLWHHAAHTVDLFAYQAGAIVKANALQGPMHPELGIAMDVSIQMKAASGAICTLSLSFNNDGAIGTFFRYICDNGTYIARYDDLVTGSEEPVDVSKVAMSMNGIELQDREFIAAIREGREPNGSVEQVIDCYRVLGQLENQLRN